CACGTTCCGTGTGTCCGCACATCGGACACCGTTGGCTCGTGTACTCGGGGTTAATCCACGCAGTCGGGATACCCTCGAACGACGCCTTGTACGACGTATAGAACTGGAGGGCGCGGAACGGAAGGTGGTGCAAGCGTCGGTTCATCCGCGTGCCGTAGTCGATACTGTCGCGCATCTCTTTGAGGTCTTCAAAGACGATGCACGGCTTCTCGAACTGACGACTCCACTCCACGATGTGTCGAGACACCTTGTGGAGTCGGTCACGGACGAACCGTTCCTCACGCCCTTCCAGCGTGTCGTGGATGCTGTCTTTCCCCGCGTTCTGGACGCGCTTCCGCATCGTGAAGTAGCGGTGGCGCTCGAACTTGATTTCGGGGAAGTCAATAACCAACGAGTCCTCAATGCCATCCTCGGAGAGAGCGGTGAGAGCCACGTTGTCTTCGTTCACGTCCACACCGACGACCGTCCGCGAGTCCTGCTTGTCTCGAACGGTCTGTTCGGTGTTGGTGACGTTGACGTGCAACTCAGCGTTGTCGTTGTGGAACAGGGCTTCCGCCGTCCCAATCTTCCACTCATCGCTTTCGAGTGCGGTCTGGAGAATGTCGAGGTTGGCGTCACTCCCTTTGAGGACGCCCGTGACGTGCTTGTACGGCTTCGCGCTGATGCGGAACGCCACGTCGCCGTCGTCGGTGAGCGA
The genomic region above belongs to Haloarcula hispanica ATCC 33960 and contains:
- a CDS encoding RNA-guided endonuclease InsQ/TnpB family protein, with product MTDSQALVKTLDFQLDIQSDNESLLYDATLEARSVYNETIRLAKQGVDWDAIPDRVADDANLVKNTTQRVVAKALGAMENYYEYDDFGKPSHTKDGAYPLRTNYEEGYNLSLTDDGDVAFRISAKPYKHVTGVLKGSDANLDILQTALESDEWKIGTAEALFHNDNAELHVNVTNTEQTVRDKQDSRTVVGVDVNEDNVALTALSEDGIEDSLVIDFPEIKFERHRYFTMRKRVQNAGKDSIHDTLEGREERFVRDRLHKVSRHIVEWSRQFEKPCIVFEDLKEMRDSIDYGTRMNRRLHHLPFRALQFYTSYKASFEGIPTAWINPEYTSQRCPMCGHTERANRNKKRFNCRDCGHQDHSDRGASVNIAVKGVKKLDWNVPALNSLPVVRKVRRRASGAVDAPTVTQPTARGYQADGRMGVSD